Part of the Streptomyces sp. RFCAC02 genome is shown below.
GGTTGTCCGTCGGCTCGTCCAGCAGCAGCGCGGTGGTGCCCGCCAGTTCCAGCAGCAGGATCTGGAACCGCGCCTGCTGCCCGCCCGACAGCCGGTCGAACGGCTGCTCCGCCGCCCGGTCCAGCTCGTAGCGGCGCAGCGCCGACGTCGCGGCGCCCCGGTCCCTCGCGTGCTCCGTCCACAGGATGTCGAGCAGCGTGCGGCCGTTCAGCTCCGGGTGGGCGTGGGTCTGCGCGAAGTGCCCCGGCACCACGCGCGCCCCGAGCCGCCACGTGCCGGAGTGCGCCACGTCCTCGCCGGCCAGCAGCCGCAGGAAGTGCGACTTGCCCGAGCCGTTGGACCCGAGGACGGCGACGCGCTCCCCGTGGAAGACCTCCAGGTCGAACGGCCGCATCAGCCCGGTCAGCTCGAGACCGCCGCAGGTGATGGCCCGCACGCCGGTCCGCCCGCCGCGCAGCCGCATCCTGATGTCCTGCTTGCGGGGCGGCTGCGGCGGCGGCCCCGCCTCCTCGAACTTCCGCAGCCGGGTCTGCGCCGCCCGGTAGCGGGACGCCATCTCGTCGCTGCGCGCGGCGAACTGCCGCATGTCCAGCACGAGCCGCTTGAGCTGGGCGCGCTTCTCGTCCCAGCGCCGCCGCAGCTCCTCGTACCGCTCGAACCGCTGCTCGCGCGCCGCGTGGTACGTGCCGAACCCGCCGCCGTGCACCCACACGTCGGACCCGGCCGGCCCCGGCTCCACGCTGACGATGCGCCGCGCCGCCCTGGCCAGCAGCTCCCGGTCGTGCGAGACGAACAGCACGGTCTTGCGGGTCTCCGCGATCCGCTCCTCCAGCCACCGCTTGCCCGGCACGTCGAGGTAGTTGTCCGGCTCGTCGAGCAGCAGCACCTCGTCGGGGCCGCGCAGCAGCGCCTCCAGCACGAGCCGTTTCTGCTCGCCGCCGGAGAGGGTGCGCACCTGGCGCCATTGCGCCTTCTCGTACGGCGTGCCGAGCGCCGCCGTCGTGCACATGTCCCACATCGTCTCGGCCTCGTAGCCGCGCACCTCGGCCCAGTCGGCGAGGGCCTGCGCGTAGGCGAGCTGGGCCGCCTCGTCGTCCCGCTCCATCACGGCCAGCTCGGCGTCGTCCACCGCGCGCGCCGCGGCCCGCACCGGCTCCCTGGCGACGGACACCAGCAGGTCGCGCACGGTCCGCTCGTCCCGGACGCTGCCGACGAACTGCGGCATCACGCCGAGGCCGCCGCTGACCGTGACCGTCCCCGCGTGCGGCTTCAGATCACCGGCGACCAGGCGCAGCAGCGTGGTCTTGCCGGCGCCGTTCGGGCCGACCAGCGCGGCGGCGTCCCCCTCACCGACGCGGAACGAGACGTCGTCCAGCAGCACCCGCCCGTCCGGCAGCAGGTACTCGACATGCGCTACTTCGACATGGCCCATCCCGCGAGTCTCCCGCCCCCGCCGGGCGCAGCCAATGGTTTTTCCGCACCGCGCGTTCGGGCGTCACCGCGCCGGGGCGGACGGGTCCGCCCCGGGCAGTCGGACGGTGAACAGCGCCCCGCCCTCCGGCGCCCGCCCGACCGTCAGCGTCCCGCCGTGCCGCTCGGCGACGTCCCGGGCGATGGCCAGGCCGAGCCCCGCGCCGCCGTCGTCACGGCTGCGGGCGTCGTCGAGCCGGACGAACCGGCGGAAGATCCGCTCCCGGTCCGCCTCGGGCACCCCCGCGCCGTCGTCCGCCACCTCGATCACCGCACGGTCGCCGCGCCGCGCCACGGTCACGCGGACGGCGGAGGCGGCGTGCCGCTGGGCGTTGTCCAGGAGGTTGCCGAGGACCCGGGAGAGCTGCGCGGGCGAGCCCGACACGACCGGCCCGGGGCCGCCGTCCGGCAGGTCCACGCGCAGCGGGTGCGGGTCGCCGGTGCGGCGCGCCGCCTCGTCCGCCACCAGGGCCGCGACGTCCACGGCCCTGGGCGCCGGCCGCTCCCCCGCGTCGAGGCGGGCGAGCAGCAGCAGGTCCGCCGCGAGGGTCTGGAGCCGTACGGTGTCGGCGACGGCGCCCGGCACGTCCAGCAGTTCGGGGTGGGCCGCGCCCACTTCGAGCTGGGTGCGCAGCGAGGCGATCGGGCTGCGCAGCTCGTGCGACGCGTCGGCGACGAACCGCCGCTGCCGCTCCACGGACGCCTCGAGGGCGGCCAGGGTCTCGTTGGTCGTCACGGCGAGCCGCCCGATCTCGTCCCGTGCGGCGGGCTCCGGCACACGCCGGCTGAGATCACCCGATCGTGTGATGGCGGCCATCTCGGTCCTGATGCCCTCGACGGGCCGGAACGCGCGGCGCGTCACCGCCCAGGTGACCGCGCCGACCACGGCGAGGAGGGCGGGGCCGACGACCAGCAGGGAGGTGCGGACGCTGTCCACCGCGACCTCCTCGAGACCGGTCGGCGCCCCCGCGTACACGACGGCCTCGACGCCGCGCGGGGTGGTCAGCTCGATGCTCGCGAAGTGGTAGGCGTGCTCCCGGCCGTCGATGACGGCCCGCCCGTCGGAGCGCCCGACCTCGTCGCCGACCTCGCCGGGGGCCAGCCGGTTCCCGGTGCCGGTGTCCGTGTCGGTGTCGTCGTCCGAGTCGTCGCCGTCGTCGTCCCCGTCGTCCCCGTCGTCCCCGTCGTCATCGTCGTCCGACTGGTCCGGGCTCGGACTCGGCGTCGCCGCCGGGCGGTCCGGCGCACTCGGCACGACCGCGTCCGTCCCCGTCCCGGAGATCGACTCGAGACCCTCCGTCGCCGCGAGCAGCACATCCCCGTCCCGCCCCACGACCTGCACGGGCGTGTCGTCGTCCAGGTCGAGGTCGGCGATCTCCGTCGTCGTGACGAGCCGCCCCGCCACGTCCCGCGCCGTGACCTCGGCCTGGAGCGCGCCCTGCGCGCTCAGGTTGTCGCGCAGCGTGGACAGCATCAGCCAGCCGACGCCGAGGAGCGCGAGCGCCACCACGAGCGTCGCGCCCATGGCGGCGCGCGCCCTGACGCTAGCCACGGGGGTCCGCCAGCCGGTACCCGGCGCCGCGCACCGTCGTGATCAGCCCGGGGCCGAGCTTGCGGCGCAGCGCGCTGATGTGGACCTCCACGACGTTCGGGTCGCCGTCGTAGGCGAAGTCCCAGCCGTGTTCGAGGATGTCGGCCTTGGACACGACCTCGCCGGCCCGGTCCGCGAGGTGCGCGAGCACGGTGAACTCCTTCGCCGTGAGCGTCACCTCGCGCCCGCCGCGCGTGACGCGGCGCGTGAGCGGGTCGACGGTCAGGTCGCCGACGCGCCGTTCGGCCGCGGCGCCGCGCCCGTTCCCCCGCCGCCGCAGCAGCGCGCGGACGCGGGCGAGGAGCACCACGTAGGAGAACGGCTTGGTCAGGTAGTCGTCGGCCCCGGTGTCGAGGCCCTCGGCCTCGTCGTACTCGCCGTCCTTGGCCGTGAGCATGAGGATCGGCGTCTCGTCCCCGGCGGCGCGCAGGGCGGCGCAGACCCGGTAGCCGTTCATCCCGGGCAGCATGATGTCCAGGACGATCAGGTCGTACGGCCGCTCGGTCGCGAGGTGCAGCCCGTCCGTGCCGGTGTGGGCCACGTCCACGGCGAAGCCCTCGGCGGCCAGCCCCCCGGCGAGCGAGCGGGCGAGCCGCTTCTCGTCCTCCACGATCAGCACACGCATGGGACCAGCTTCGCAAAACCGTCCTGAAGACTTCTTCAGCCGCCTTCAGGTCCGCTTCAGGGACGATTCGCCACGCTGTTCCCAGTTCACCGGCAGCGGGCCGGTGGGGATCGGGGAGGTTCCTCATGAAGCGCACCGCCATCATCGCCGTCGCCGTCACGGGTGCCGTGCTCGGGGGCGCCGTGCTCACCGGCGCCGCGCTGGCGACCGAGGACGACGAGCAGGCCGCGGCCGGGGCGACCACCGTGTCGGGGGCGCGGACCGGCGGCGACGACACCGACGACCGGAACGACGACGGGGGCGCGAGCACGGACGACGCGGGTACCGACGACGGCGGCGCGGCGGCCGACCCGGCCGCGGGCGCCATCGCGGCGGCCGTCGAAGCGGCGCTCGCCGAGCACGCCGGCACGGTCACCGACGTGGACCTCGACGGCGACGACGGGAACGGCCGGGTCTGGGAGATCGACGTCCTCGGCGACGACGGCGAGCGGTACGAGGTCCGGGTCAGCCAGGACGGCACCGAGGTCGTCGGCAGCCGCACCGTGACCGACGACGATGACGACGCCGACGACACCGCCGACGCGAACGGCGCGGCCGACGCCTCGGGCGAGGCGGACGACGCGGCCGACGCGGCCCGGATCGCCGAGGAGGAGACCGGCGCCGCGGTCCGCGAGATCTCCTTCGACGACGGCGCCTGGGAGGTCGAGCTGCGCGGTGACGACGGCACGGAGCACGAGGTGCGGATCGACCCGGCCACCGGCACCGTCACGGCGCACGAGCGGGACGACGACCGCAACGACGCCGACGACCGGGACGACGACGGCCAGGACGACAGCGACGACGACGGGGACGACGGGGACGACGACTGACCCCCGGCGCGCGGTGGGCGGGACGTCGCGGACGTCCCGCCCACCGCGCCATACCCATCCCCCCGTACGGCACGTACGTGGGCGAGCCCTGGACCCGCTGCTTCGCCAAGGACGTCCGCCCCGCCTGAACGGGCCGCCCGCCGCCTCAGCG
Proteins encoded:
- a CDS encoding HAMP domain-containing sensor histidine kinase, which codes for MASVRARAAMGATLVVALALLGVGWLMLSTLRDNLSAQGALQAEVTARDVAGRLVTTTEIADLDLDDDTPVQVVGRDGDVLLAATEGLESISGTGTDAVVPSAPDRPAATPSPSPDQSDDDDDGDDGDDGDDDGDDSDDDTDTDTGTGNRLAPGEVGDEVGRSDGRAVIDGREHAYHFASIELTTPRGVEAVVYAGAPTGLEEVAVDSVRTSLLVVGPALLAVVGAVTWAVTRRAFRPVEGIRTEMAAITRSGDLSRRVPEPAARDEIGRLAVTTNETLAALEASVERQRRFVADASHELRSPIASLRTQLEVGAAHPELLDVPGAVADTVRLQTLAADLLLLARLDAGERPAPRAVDVAALVADEAARRTGDPHPLRVDLPDGGPGPVVSGSPAQLSRVLGNLLDNAQRHAASAVRVTVARRGDRAVIEVADDGAGVPEADRERIFRRFVRLDDARSRDDGGAGLGLAIARDVAERHGGTLTVGRAPEGGALFTVRLPGADPSAPAR
- a CDS encoding ATP-binding cassette domain-containing protein; the protein is MGHVEVAHVEYLLPDGRVLLDDVSFRVGEGDAAALVGPNGAGKTTLLRLVAGDLKPHAGTVTVSGGLGVMPQFVGSVRDERTVRDLLVSVAREPVRAAARAVDDAELAVMERDDEAAQLAYAQALADWAEVRGYEAETMWDMCTTAALGTPYEKAQWRQVRTLSGGEQKRLVLEALLRGPDEVLLLDEPDNYLDVPGKRWLEERIAETRKTVLFVSHDRELLARAARRIVSVEPGPAGSDVWVHGGGFGTYHAAREQRFERYEELRRRWDEKRAQLKRLVLDMRQFAARSDEMASRYRAAQTRLRKFEEAGPPPQPPRKQDIRMRLRGGRTGVRAITCGGLELTGLMRPFDLEVFHGERVAVLGSNGSGKSHFLRLLAGEDVAHSGTWRLGARVVPGHFAQTHAHPELNGRTLLDILWTEHARDRGAATSALRRYELDRAAEQPFDRLSGGQQARFQILLLELAGTTALLLDEPTDNLDLESAEALQEGLERYEGTVLAVTHDRWFARSFDRFLVFGADGRVRETSGPVWDEGRVSRAR
- a CDS encoding PepSY domain-containing protein — encoded protein: MKRTAIIAVAVTGAVLGGAVLTGAALATEDDEQAAAGATTVSGARTGGDDTDDRNDDGGASTDDAGTDDGGAAADPAAGAIAAAVEAALAEHAGTVTDVDLDGDDGNGRVWEIDVLGDDGERYEVRVSQDGTEVVGSRTVTDDDDDADDTADANGAADASGEADDAADAARIAEEETGAAVREISFDDGAWEVELRGDDGTEHEVRIDPATGTVTAHERDDDRNDADDRDDDGQDDSDDDGDDGDDD
- a CDS encoding response regulator transcription factor, with the protein product MRVLIVEDEKRLARSLAGGLAAEGFAVDVAHTGTDGLHLATERPYDLIVLDIMLPGMNGYRVCAALRAAGDETPILMLTAKDGEYDEAEGLDTGADDYLTKPFSYVVLLARVRALLRRRGNGRGAAAERRVGDLTVDPLTRRVTRGGREVTLTAKEFTVLAHLADRAGEVVSKADILEHGWDFAYDGDPNVVEVHISALRRKLGPGLITTVRGAGYRLADPRG